The segment gcagtttaaatgcagcttcaaagggctctaaatgatcccagctgaggaagaagggtcttatctagcgaaatgatgtttttttttctaaaaacatttacagcttctatactttttaatgtcaaacgctcatcttgctgagctagacaaggcgagcatttgaggttaaaaagtatataaattgcatttttttttttgaaaataactgatcgttttgctagataagacccttctttcctcggctgggatcatttagagccctttgaagctgcattttggaagttcaaactcgggggcaccatagaagtccattatttggagagaaatcctgaaatgttttattcaaaaaaacataatttccttacgactaaagaaagaaaaacatagacatcttggatgacaagagggtgagtacattatctgtaaatttttgttctgaaagtgaactcctttaattactcaccctcatgtcgttccaaacctgtaagactcttcttcagaacataaatgaagttatttttgataaatccgagagctttctgaccctgcttagacaacaactaccacgttcaaggcccaaaaaggtagtaagaacattgatcATCATTGGTTCAACTGAAATGTTATGAAGcgataagaatactttttgtgaacaaagaaaaaaaaataatgagaattaaTTGGGTTTTTTTGGAGCAAAACAAGTATTacgtagcttgattttaacaatgtcttatgtacctttctgggccttgaacgtgtcagttgtgttgctgtcttttcagggtcagaaagctcttggatttcattaaaaatatctcaatttgtgttctgaagatgaacaaaggtcatatAGGTTTGAAACTAAAtcagagtgagtaattaatgacagaattttcatttttgggtgaactattcatttaagtTGCTAAAGTATCACTTAGGGTTAGGATAAAGAACACATCAAGTATGCCATTACCACTTCCTTTTCTCTTCAGGTCCCCTCCCAGACCCAATCCAGCTGGACTGCGCTATTCCGACGAAGACATCTGTAGCAACTACAACGGCGTGGTTTCCACAGAGAGCACCGCGCTGACAGAGAGGCCTGCAGAGATGTCAGAGTCTGAGGTTAGTGACACATATTCACTCTATTTTGATTTACTTTGACCAGCTGACTGTATATTATCTCTTAAATACAGAATATCGCAACATAAATCTTCCAAGTATCTAATTTCCCATATTATATTTCCCCAAACAGGCCACAGACAGTGAGTGCGAAGAGGAGCCGATCAAACACTCGTTCGTGAATCACTACATGAGCGACCCGTCGTACTTCAACTCGTGGAAGCGGCAGCAGAAGGGGCTGAAGCAGACGCTGGCCTGTTCGTACGATGAATGCGCCAGCGCGGACAACGAGTCCTACTATCAGACAGTAGTCACGCAGCACAGCGTCGGCGGGGTCTACACCCCCGCCGGCCAGCCCGCGCCAGGCTCACGAACTCCCGTCACAGGCTTCTCCTCGTTTGTGTGACACACAAGACCCGGACCCCTCTTAGTTGCAGAGGAAATTCTCTGGTTTCGCACAGTACTATCACCAGGAGCACTACAAGAGACATCACATGTGTCCGCTCATCGAGTTGCTGGATCCCGAATGTACTCGATCAGTGACCGTGATCATCATcaaggggagaaaaaaaaaaagatttttatacGCCGATACCGAAGACTAATCAGAGTTACTGTTAATGTACGTGTCCCTCCTGTTTGCAGCCTTGGTTGTGAAAGATGCATACATGTCTGTGGTTTTAATAAGCAGGACGCAGCAGAAAACGCCTGTAGATGTGACGAGACATTCCCGCGCTGAAGAGCGGCATATATTCACACTTAACATTCCTGCCCTTACCACACTGAAAAGAACATAAGGAAAAAGCTACGCTGTAATTACTCTTGTCTGAATAATTTCATCTCACTGTCAGTGTCGCTATATATACATGTTGCACTTGACATCGTAAAAGGTCATGAAATGTAAATCTTCTCTAATGGATTTGATTCGCGTTAATGCGACCTGGATAATGAAGCACGGTTGTTTTCAGTATATTCTCTATAGACTCACCAGCAAGAAACCTACGGAGGCTGTTAGAAGAAGCCAGACAGCTCTGGTTCCCTGCCTCTGTGTAATCAGACGGTGAGACAGTGCCAGATGTGTTGTGATTTGTGCCATTGCTCATTCTCACACATATCAACATTCAAttcataggttttttttttttgcttttactctttttgttttgttcctgTCTGTTTGGCCTCGCTTAGGAACTGCAAACACTCACTTGAAATAATTTAATGAACGATTGTATGAATTGTATGTGAGGAGATATCAGTATGCGGTTGCTTTGCACATATGTTCTGCATATTTTGAGCCATAAATGTTTCAGTTTCCTTCTTTTGATGGAATATTTGCTTTTTTACAGGCTTGTAAAAAGTGTAATTTTACAGTGCGATTTTAGAATTAATTTGTATGAATTTTGTTGTTCACCAGTAGTGTTCTTCAGAAGTGACGTACAGTAGTTCTGTTGTTCTTTCACAAGAAGTATGAATTTTTGCAGTTCTTGAAAATGCCAACACAACGAGTACAGTAATCAAACAAGAGTGTACTGTTATGGAAATGTTCGTTTCAATTCCACCAACTGTTTTAGCACAAGTGTATGTCATGGACGTTCATGAAGTAAAGATTTTTTATGATAAATTAAATGTTTGCTGTTCACTTAAATGCCTTCAACTACAATGTCTTCCTGATATTGAGTCAACAAGTCATGCACACTGAATCAtaacagaaaaaaaagttttacacaGATTCtggaaagcattttttttaagcaCAGAATAGGTTGTAGCTGTATTTTGTATCACTGCCCGCCTCTTGGCTAAATGTTGGGGAATCTATGAACAGTTTTAGCACAATTTAAACTGTACACTGTAATAATTCgagaaaaatataaatgtatgcagaaaaaaacctaaaaatatatgcataaatattacaattttcactTTCAAGCCTTTCAGtttaaatctacatttttaaataattttctctGGTCTGAATGTAAGCTAATGTGGTGTTTTGTGTTCacataaaaatattattcatatattcatATTAAAAATATGTTACTGGACATTGAAACCAAGACAAACTAGAATTGTTATTAATTGATGATATGATATTTGATCAGCATTCATAAACATTTGACATGTCAACACATTTTTTGTATCTGACAGCACTGGAATATATGGAATCATTTTCTAAGATTTTGTAAGatatatgatttttaatgtttttttaaaaatgtctcttctgctcaccaaacctgcatttatttgatccaaagtacagcaaagatggtacaatttttaaatatttttactatttaaaataacttttctatttaaatatatttttaaaatcttgtgatttcaaagctgaatttttagcatcattactccagtcacatgatccttcagaaataattctattattattattatgttgaaaacagctgattagatttttttcaggtttctttgatgaatagaaagttcttagaaatcttttgtaacattataaatgtctttatcatcacttttgatcaatttaaagcatcttgcggagtaaaagtattaatttaatcatttctttcccaaaaaattataccgactccaagcttttgaacagtacagtgtataatgttacaaaagcttttcatttcagataaatgctgatgtttggatctttctattcatcaaagaatcctaaaaaagaatACTCAACAGTTTAAAActatataataaatgtttcttgaacagcaaatcagcatattagaatgatttctgaggatcatgtgacactaaagactggagtaatgatgctgaaatgtttgctttgatcacaggaaataagtaatttaaaataatttatattttaataaaattaatattttaaaatatactcaaatagaaagcagttattttaaatagtacaaatattttaaaattgtacagttttagctgtactttggatcaaataaatgcaggcttggtgagcagaagatatttcttcaaaattcttactgttaaaaaacttttgactggtaatgtgtaTATAAAATAAGACTAAACTTAGACTGAAGACTGAAAGTTACACTTTTTGCCCAATGGGTGTCAGTATGAACTGTTATAATGCATGGAAAAGAAGTACTTAATGTTATTGTGCAACAGAACACAGAGTAAGTGTTTTAAGAAGTCGCAGATAGATACTCGGTCTTTACTGTCTTCTAATGTAAGTAAAATCGATGTGCTACTCTATTTGACCTTCTAGGACGAACTTGGGTTTAGTTGTTTGTGTTTGTCGTCGTTTTTTATGTATGTTTCCTGACAAAGGACTCACAGAAAACTTGCGTCCGCATCTCTGCTGGCTAGTGCAGTTTAACACAGATAACACAACACGTAAGTATGTGAAATTTTGCAATCTTAAGAACCTTTCGTTTAATGCCTTATTTGGTCGTCATGCTCACCTCTAAACCACGCCCACATCCGGATCATGCGCCGTCTGATGTAAATAAAGACAAACGAACAGCACCGGTGTGCATTAGGACTCTTCATCTGAAGAATACTGACAGCTGACTTAAAATGATTGATctctcatctctgtctgtgacctGGACCCTTGTGGTTCTGGTCTTGACACTCCTGTTTATGTGAGTATTAAACAACAAGGCAAAGAAGCTATGTTTAGGCTATGCTGTATTTTGTGTTATAGCTTTAAGTTCAGTTTCTGTAAGTCTTGTATTTGTGTATTCGTATTTCATCAGACTGTACAGTTCATGACTTCTATATCTACATCTACTGGATCGTATGTGGTTGTTTGTAATCTGATATCTCTGTTATTGATTCCACTGTAGGTATGGTGTTTGGCCCCATGGATTTTTCAAGAAACTGGGAATTCCAGGACCAAGGCCATTGCCTTTCTTTGGCACATTTCTTTCATACACTAAAGTGAGGAATTCATTATGCAACTGCTGTAGAATAATATTGGATGGTATATTCAAATTATACCTTTTATCTCTCTTTAATTAAATGTCTATATTTTTAGGGTTTTTACAATTTCGATATGGAGTGTTCTAAGAAGTATGGAAAAGTCTGGGGGTGAGTCTCAGTCATACATTTACATTGAATATGTTATGTTTAAGTCCGGTTTATTGTCAGTTTATGGATTTatgaaattgtatttattttttgcttactAAGGATACATTTATTTGACAGTAAAAACGTTAATATTgttttacattaatttaattttaagtatCTGCTTTCtatgttattatatattaaaatgtaattaattcctgtcaTTGTAAATCttccattattccagtcttcattaTCACATGATTTGCTAATGTTGCTAAAGTGAAAATCATGtgacaatgttgaaaacattttttttttatacttttggtcaggattctttgaatagaaagctcaaaagaacagcatttatttaaaaccaaaatctttttgtgacattataaatgtatttaatgtcacttttgatgtaTTTAACAAGGATTCATTAAACacaagtattaataataataaaaaaattacactaccagtcaaaagtatcttctgctcaccaagcctgcatttatttgatccaacatacagcaaaattggtcaatttttttttttttttttttttttttttttttttttaaatttttttatttgaatatatatgttttctatttgaatatattttacatagaAATCTTTTGAGAAACCTCattagagaaacctgaaaaagttctACTCTGCTGTTcaaatcagcaaatcagaatattagaatgatttctgaaggatcgtgtaactggagtaatgatgctaaaaattcagctttgaaatctcaggaataatttacattttaatattcaaacagaaagcagttattttaaatagtaaaaataatttaaacttttactgtttttgctgtactttggatcaaataaatgcaggcttggtgagcagaagagacttcttaaaaaaaacatttaaaatcttactgttcaaaaacttttgactggtagcgtatttGCCTGAATGGCGCTGAGTGCAAACTGATCAATATTCCTTTCATTTCTCAGGATCTATGATGGAAGGCTCCCAATATTAATGGTTACTGACCTGGAAATGATCAAAGCAATTATGGTGAAAGAATGTTATTCTACCTTCACTAACAGAAGGGTAAGCTCACCTTCAAAGTTGTACAGAAAGTGTGATAATGGGAGGAAGCTGAGGATCTCTTTTTTACGCCCCAGTAAACATCATCATTTTGGAATTTGTACAGGAAACAAATGCAGGCCTTGCTGGTCCCTTTGCTGATGGAATAACTGTAGTTAAAGACGAGAGATGGAAGAGAATCCGCAGTTCACTCTCTCCGTATTTCACAAGTGGTCGACTGAAGGAGGTACAGTACAGACCCTTAaaatgatagttcacccaaattctgtCATCTGTCACATTGTTCAAAATATGAATGACTTTCTTTATTCTTTGTATGACAAAATAAGATATTGTGCACGGTGTTAAACAAATTtagagtgaactgtccctttgaTATGAGCTGTTTCAGACATTGGCATCTagtctttgaacagtaagaattttaatgtttttttttaaagaggtctcttctgctcaccaagcctgcatttatttgatccaaaatagagcaaaaacagtaacattttaaaatatttttactatttaaaaaaactgtaaagtattctttgatgaatagaaagatcaaaagatcagcatttatctaaagtAAAAAGCTTTtagaacattatacactataccatcaaaagcttggagtcgatATAATTTTCagagaaattataaaaaaatatatttttatttgtcaaggatgctttaaattgatcaaaagtgatgatagagacatttataatgttacataaggtttctatttcagataaatgctgtttttctgaactttctattcatcaaagaaatctgaaaaaattctactcagctgttttttttaacattataataatacatgttttcggagcagcaaatcagaatattagaatgatttctgaaggatcatgtgactggaataatgatgctaaaaatacagctttgaaatcacaggaataaattacattttaaaatatattcaaatagaaaacagttacttagaatagtaaaacatttcacaatattactgtttttgctgtgctttgaatcaaataaatgcaggcttggtgagcagttctttaaaaatcttactgttcaaaaatgtttgccTGGTAGTGTACTTCTACATAGAACTTGTTGTTGCAAAAAACTTActatataatttaaatgtaatattaagaTTTATATTACTTCTCATTAATGATCTACTTGTTGTTCTCTGACACTTATGTAACTAACACTTACCTCTAAATATGTTTCAGATATTTCCCATAGCTGTGACACATGCAGATCGTTTCATTAAAAATATGCAAAAGAGAGACCAAGAGCAGACAGTTAAAGTAAAAGAGTATGTGCGACATCTGTCCTTTAATAAAACATAAAGAGCATTCATAGCCAATAATGAACTTTACTTTGTTTAAAACCACATCAAATTCATTTAACTTGTAAAGGTCTATGACTGTTGTAGATGATATTAGTTTTGTAAGAAAGTAATGCTGTGTAAATGGTCACTATATAATATATCTAATAAGAAACAAACTATTTTTATTCCAGCGTTGTGGCTCCATACAGTTTGGATGTGGTCACCAGCTCCTCCTTTAGCGTTGACATCGACTCCATAAACAACGCAGATGATCCTTTCGTTGCCAACATCAAGAAGTTTTTTATGTTCAATCTGTTCAGTCCTCTCATTCTGATTTTAAGTatgtcatttttataattaaaaaatgaatgtgGTGTTGATCTGCATTATAGGATTTTTACAGCTACTGTTTTGAGATctgacaaaatatatatatttttatttttatttcagatttatttcccGCCCTTGCAAATCTATTGGGAAAAATGGGGATAAGTCTTTTTTCAAGGTCGTCTATTGATTTTTTCTACAGTGCCCTGAAAAAGATTAAGGACGAGCACAACACAAAATCAAATGTGTGTTTGTCCCTATTTCACTCTTCAGCTACAGCTTCACATTTTGAAGAGATGTTGATGCTTCAGTAGATTATATCTTTGTGTTTTTAATCAGGGTCGTGTAGATTTTCTCAAACTCATGATCCAGAATCAAATTCCTGATGAAAAATTTGACGACACATCTGAGCAACCAGCAAAAGGTTTGAGAGATAGTGTAAAATGTACACATTATAGACTTCAAATGTGACTTGTTTTCAAATGTGCTCCTTTTTTTGTGAATTTGATAGGACTGACAGACCACGAGATTCTCTCCCAGTCCTTCGTTTTCATTCTCGGAGGTTATGAGACGACAAGCACCACTCTCACTTACCTCCTCTATAATCTTGCCACTAATCCAGACTCCCTGGAAAAGCTGGTTGAGGAGATTGACAAAAACTTCCCTCCTAATGTGAGAACAAAAGCTTCTGCTTTGTTCAGagatttgtttgtgtgtgtagagAGTCGagtttaaaggaataattcacccaaaaatcagaccatccaagatgtacatgagtttttcttcacaacagatttgaaaaaattttgcattacatttgctgaccaatggatccactgcagtgaatgagtgccacaataattcacaagtaatacacacgactccagtccatctaTTGTGTCTTGTGAAGTCAAACACTttgtgtttttaagaaacaaatctatcattaagacaatttttttcaacttcaaactgttgcttccagctaaaatacaagtcctctaTCAATACTATTGGTTTTTTTAGTGTTCTATCTGAATCAGACGTGAGTTATGCACAAATCAAGCACTGTTTATAAGAGAAATGGTttataaacaaatatgtttgttgGATTTTGAGGTTGGAGAACAACCGGGgatagactttttcactggaggaaatgTTATTATGGCTTATGGCGTTTTATTTTgaccagaagcaatggtttgaagtttaaATGCCTTAATGGTGAATGTGTTttttataaaagttttttttcacGTCATAAGACATTAAATAATGGCCTCGAACCatctggattacttgtggattattgtgatgttttatcagctgtttggactctcattggtgagcaagtaatttAATGCTAAGtttctcaaaatctgttctgatgaagaaacaaaatagtctgcattttggatggcctcagtaaatgttcatttttgggcaaactcaaactattcctttaaaggagtagttcactttttttagaacaaaaatgtacagataatgtactcacccccttgtcatccaagatgttcatgtctttcttcagtcgtaatgaaattatgttttttgaggaaaacttttcagggtttctctccatataatggacttctatggtgcccccgggtttgaacttccaaaatgcagcttcaaagggctctaaacgatcacagctgaagaaaaaagggtcttatctagcaaaacgattggttattttctaaaaacaattacaatttatatactttttaacctcaaatgcttgtcttgtctagctctgtgtagagattttttataaattgtaaatgtttttagaaaataatcgatcgtttcgctagataagacccttcttcctcggctgggatcatttagagccctttgaagctgcatttaaactgcattttggaagttcaaactcgggggcaccatagaagtccattatatggagagaaatcctgaaatgttttcctcaaaaaacaccatttctttacgactgaagaaagaaagacatgaacatcttggatgacaacggagtgagtacattatctgtacatttttgttctgaaagtgaactactcctttatccCAGTTGTACAGTTTAGCATGCAGGTGTTTTAATTAAGGGACAGGAAGTTGGTTTATCACAAAGCTGTAATACGCATTGGGTAtgtcttgttttttgtttagatTCCTATCACATATGATGCACTGATGAAAATGGATTACTTGGAAATGTCCATCCATGAATCAATGCGCCTCCTTCCCACTGCAGCACGCCTAGAGAGGGTCTGTAAGAAAACTGTGGAGCTCAATGGGGTGACGATACCAAAGGACACTCTGGTTGCAATTCCTACATATGTTTTGAATCGTGACCCACAGCTCTGGGAGTCTCCTGAGGAGTTCAGACCAGAGAGGTGATGTGATTCATCAGACACTGATGCTTTCTGAGCATTTCCTGCACAGCCACAATTTTTCTCACTTCAGTTTTTCTCACATATGATATGTAATTGAACAAAAAATTGTatgtcttttatatttttttacaggtTCAGCCCTGACAGTAAGTCAGAGATTAACCAGTATGCTTTCATGCCTTTTGGACTCGGGCCTCGAAATTGCATTGGAATGAGATTCGCCCAAATGATCATGAAACTTCTTGTTGTGAAGCTGCTTCAGAACTTCAGGATGGAAACATGTAAAGACACACAGGTCGGTACATCATTTCATCAGTACATACACATTGGTTACGTAAAATAGACTGTTTTGCCTCTTGGTTATATGAGAagttattctttattttttcctGTTTTCAGATCCCTCTAGAACTGAATGCTATTTTTCAACCAAAGGTTCCCATCGCACTGAAGTTTACACCAAGGTCTCGCTAGGCAAAAGAATAATTAAAATGTAGAACATTTCAgtataattgattttattttaaacatatgCTTATTATGATTGTATTTACTTCTCTGGATTTATGGTGCCGATGGGCCTTGAGCTCTAACTGATTCATTCATTTTGTATCATTTACTTTACACtgttataaatgtaaaaatacattatTCAAAGTGTGAAGTTGTGTATGCTTAATTAAACATAATCCAAACAATGAATGCATTCTAAAGTGTTATTATTGTAGCTATGCGAGACAGGATTATGTGCTTTAATAACAGAATTGAATGAGTTTTTGACATCATAACACTTCACTTTTgattaaaatattactgtaaaaTATCAGTTAGTTTGCatctacaattaaaaaaaactgaatgaaaTTTAAATCAGATAGATCgattgattgatagatagatagagttaaggtcaaaagtttacatacaccttgcagaacatgcaaaa is part of the Garra rufa chromosome 1, GarRuf1.0, whole genome shotgun sequence genome and harbors:
- the LOC141333729 gene encoding cytochrome P450 3A40-like — protein: MIDLSSLSVTWTLVVLVLTLLFMYGVWPHGFFKKLGIPGPRPLPFFGTFLSYTKGFYNFDMECSKKYGKVWGIYDGRLPILMVTDLEMIKAIMVKECYSTFTNRRETNAGLAGPFADGITVVKDERWKRIRSSLSPYFTSGRLKEIFPIAVTHADRFIKNMQKRDQEQTVKVKDVVAPYSLDVVTSSSFSVDIDSINNADDPFVANIKKFFMFNLFSPLILILNLFPALANLLGKMGISLFSRSSIDFFYSALKKIKDEHNTKSNGRVDFLKLMIQNQIPDEKFDDTSEQPAKGLTDHEILSQSFVFILGGYETTSTTLTYLLYNLATNPDSLEKLVEEIDKNFPPNIPITYDALMKMDYLEMSIHESMRLLPTAARLERVCKKTVELNGVTIPKDTLVAIPTYVLNRDPQLWESPEEFRPERFSPDSKSEINQYAFMPFGLGPRNCIGMRFAQMIMKLLVVKLLQNFRMETCKDTQIPLELNAIFQPKVPIALKFTPRSR